The Magnolia sinica isolate HGM2019 chromosome 10, MsV1, whole genome shotgun sequence genome includes a window with the following:
- the LOC131257702 gene encoding aspartyl protease family protein At5g10770-like, whose translation MGLVLFLTFSLFLLTIVSGNRDNTHSSCTSIFPDDKHQSNGSGIHLTLHHVHGPCSPVTAPRLPLIDVLKLDETRVQALNNRLTKANVTTSSIPKSSDLTPESVGIPLNPGQSIGVGNYVIKLGLGTPTKYFTVVMDTGSSFNWVQCDPCKVYCHPQEGPRFNPSTSSTYKNLSCGMPECSALEAATLNPTSCTKSNVCVYTSAYGDGSYSVGYLSRDTLTVAPSETLPSFVYGCGQGNQGLFGRSAGVIGLARNKLSLLSQLSSKYGYVFSYCLPTPSSTGTLSIGKSTYNPSIYKFTPMYSDRREPSLYFLRLASITVAGKALPLSTAVYTRTPTIIDSGTVITRLPSAVYVPLQTAFVKAMDGYKQAQPISILDTCFEGGVQGKHVPEVRLIFEGGSELRLAAQNTVIELDGVTCLAFAETTSLAIIGNRLQQTFGVMYDVSSSKIGFAAGGCG comes from the exons ATGGGATTGGTTTTGttccttactttctctctctttcttctgaCAATAGTGTCTGGCAATAGAGACAATACCCACAGCTCATGCACTTCAATATTTCCAG ATGATAAACACCAATCCAACGGTTCTGGCATTCACCTCACCTTGCACCATGTTCATGGCCCATGCTCACCTGTAACTGCACCACGGCTGCCACTTATCGATGTCCTCAAGCTCGACGAAACTCGGGTCCAGGCCCTAAACAACAGGTTAACAAAAGCCAATGTCACAACATCCTCCATTCCAAAATCCAGCGATCTCACGCCGGAATCTGTCGGCATCCCACTAAATCCAGGCCAGTCGATTGGAGTCGGTAACTATGTGATCAAGCTTGGTCTAGGCACTCCAACTAAATACTTCACAGTAGTGATGGACACAGGTAGCTCATTCAACTGGGTCCAATGTGACCCATGTAAGGTGTACTGCCACCCTCAAGAGGGCCCTAGATTcaatccatctacatcatccacaTACAAAAACCTATCTTGCGGCATGCCGGAGTGCTCGGCGCTGGAAGCTGCCACCCTCAATCCCACATCTTGTACAAAGTCCAATGTATGTGTATACACTTCAGCCTACGGCGATGGATCCTACTCCGTTGGATACCTTAGCCGCGACACATTGACGGTGGCCCCATCGGAGACATTGCCCAGCTTCGTTTACGGGTGTGGTCAAGGCAATCAAGGTCTTTTCGGTCGATCGGCGGGCGTTATCGGTCTAGCCCGTAACAAGCTCTCTCTACTATCACAATTATCATCAAAATACGGTTATGTATTTTCATACTGTCTACCTACACCTTCTTCTACTGGGACATTATCAATTGGTAAAAGTACGTATAATCCATCCATATACAAGTTCACACCTATGTATTCAGATCGACGAGAACCATCATTGTATTTTCTACGTTTGGCCAGCATAACAGTAGCTGGAAAGGCTCTACCATTATCCACTGCAGTATATACACGTACTCCTACGATTATAGACTCTGGGACTGTAATTACGCGCCTTCCATCAGCTGTCTACGTACCCTTACAAACGGCCTTTGTGAAGGCGATGGACGGGTATAAGCAGGCACAACCGATTTCGATACTCGACACATGCTTTGAGGGGGGCGTGCAGGGAAAGCACGTGCCGGAGGTTCGACTGATCTTTGAGGGTGGCTCGGAGCTGAGGCTGGCGGCTCAAAACACAGTGATTGAGCTGGATGGCGTGACTTGCCTAGCGTTTGCCGAGACCACTAGCCTGGCCATAATCGGAAACCGCCTGCAACAGACGTTTGGGGTTATGTATGATGTTTCCAGCTCAAAGATCGGGTTTGCTGCTGGTGGATGTGGTTGA